From Thunnus albacares chromosome 22, fThuAlb1.1, whole genome shotgun sequence, the proteins below share one genomic window:
- the rin1b gene encoding ras and Rab interactor 2: MQEVDSTQPGSLRAFSVLDRLLLTHQVWLQLSLNQDSALYILLREPVGTFLVRKCSSSQRKVLCLRVTADRSASSVKECFICEEDSTFALESSALSFPDLCRLVAFYCISRDVLPFPLQLPDAIAKATTHRQLEAISHMGQDFWSLPSASEIQNGPLDPVPSTSGSPGQTALTQDQWNLLIQGRQGKLCFINPLFLQLETSKQPQLTNHSASNKRHRFKRSMRLRLSESSMNLSLEGVGSYSPPPSVEHPGGSERLQKSGTNSQRRVHAGAGVLRRTPAVSPGSAEEEDMMSVYVPQTSAKVEEPPVPQQSARAEEPGIEVAVLGLEHRPAPSLAELDSSSSFSSMDEENDSDSDPESMAQTQMHTYYRPPLVRSRGRGGLHRMSEAFVCFFAPDKRLTRLVEELSRDRRSIFGGMVQDFLLAQRGVLKSLASSSSSSSAASSSSSRVTSVQLLQGLRLFLSQVKYCLLDSGELEPPIEILVPENEKDLALERAMFSCVLRPLRSHLEKALLALHNEDGSSQRLTQNMLRLRGDAAMEQLGVRTGVPDSREVERVKKKLVLMQRTHSPIDKVLLLLQVCKCVHKAMGSLHGQEVSWEDFLPSLSYVLVECNRPHILIEVEYMMELLEPSWLGGEGGYYLTSVYASLHLIQSLDQEQPFSGCLMPEAQEALREWSCRRSQEAQRQKENRHSQRCVRILFQDGERSAVRTLQWRAGETSQALAQLCATTFEVSDPQQYTLYWRSGGEMRALPPQAQPQDLASHSEGGPSLSYLRTDHDFSKMRRLTRGGAVDLSESVCEE, translated from the exons ATGCAGGAGGTGGACAGTACCCAGCCAGGCTCTCTGAGAGCCTTCAGCGTCCTGGATCGTCTACTGTTGACGCACCAGGTGTGGCTGCAGCTGTCGCTCAACCAAGACTCCGCCCTCTATATCCTGCTCAGAGAGCCTGTTGGG ACCTTTTTGGTGCGCAAATGCAGCTCCAGCCAGAGAAAGGTGCTGTGTTTGAGAGTAACAGCTGACAGAAGTGCCTCCTCTGTTAAGGAGTGCTTCATCTGTGAGGAGGACTCCA CATTCGCCTTGGAGAGCTCAGCACTCAGCTTCCCTGACCTGTGTCGACTGGTGGCCTTCTACTGTATCAGCAG GGATGTGTTGCCTTTCCCTCTTCAGCTACCAGACGCCATTGCTAAAGCCACAACACACAGGCAGCTGGAGGCCATCTCACATATGGGACAAG ACTTCTGGAGCTTGCCGAGTGCTTCAGAGATCCAAAATGGACCGTTGGACCCGGTTCCATCAACCAGTGGCAGCCCGGGCCAGACTGCATTGACCCAGGACCAGTGGAACCTGCTGATCCAAGGCAGACAAGGCAAACTCTGCTTCATCAACCCACTCTTCTTGCAGCTGGAAACAAGCAAG CAGCCACAACTCACAAACCACAGTGCCTCCAATAAAAGGCACCGCTTCAAGCGCAGCATGCGGCTCCGGCTCTCCGAGTCCTCCATGAATCTGTCCCTGGAGGGGGTCGGCTCCTACTCACCTCCCCCGTCAGTGGAGCATCCCGGCGGGTCAGAGAGGCTGCAGAAGTCTGGCACCAACTCACAGAGGAGAGTTCACGCTGGGGCAGGGGTCTTGAGGAGAACCCCTGCCGTATCACCTGGGTCCGCAGAGGAAGAGGACATGATGTCTGTCTATGTGCCACAA ACATCTGCCAAGGTGGAGGAGCCTCCAGTACCCCAGCAGTCTGCCCGAGCGGAGGAGCCAGGCATCGAGGTGGCGGTTCTGGGTTTGGAGCATCGCCCGGCTCCGTCCCTGGCCGAGCTcgacagcagcagctccttcaGCAGTATGGATGAGGAAAATGACTCGGATTCAGATCCAGAAAGCATGGCCCAAACCCAGATGCACACCTACTATCGTCCGCCACTGGTGCGCTCTCGAGGCCGCGGGGGGTTGCACCGTATGAGCGAGGCGTTCGTGTGTTTCTTTGCACCAGACAAGCGGCTGACGCGACTGGTGGAGGAGCTGTCCAGAGATAGACGCTCCATCTTCGGGGGCATGGTTCAGGACTTCCTCTTGGCACAGAGAGGGGTGCTCAAATCCCtggcctcctcttcttcttcatcatcagcaGCGTCCTCTTCCTCATCACGTGTGACATCTGTGCAGCTCCTGCAGGGTCTGCGGCTCTTTCTGTCCCAGGTTAAGTACTGCCTGCTGGACAGCGGAGAGCTGGAGCCTCCCATTGAAATCCTGGTGCCAGAGAATGAAAAAG ACCTGGCGCTGGAGCGAGCCATGTTCTCCTGTGTGCTCAGGCCTCTGAGGTCCCACCTCGAAAAAGCCCTGTTGGCGTTGCACAACGAGGACGGCTCCAGCCAGCGCCTCACCCAGAACATGCTTCGTCTGAGAGGGGACGCTGCCATGGAGCAGCTCGGCGTACGAACGGGCGTCCCGGACAGCCGTGAGGTGGAGAGAGTGAAGAAGAAGCTGGTCCTGATGCAGCGGACGCACTCGCCTATCGATAAGGTGCTCCTTCTGCTGCAAGTGTGCAAGTGCGTCCACAAGGCCATGGGGTCCTTACATG GACAGGAAGTGAGCTGGGAGGACTTCCTGCCATCCTTGTCGTATGTGCTTGTGGAGTGTAATAGGCCTCACATCCTGATAGAGGTGGAGTACATGATGGAGTTGCTGGAGCCGTCCTGGCTCGGAGGAGAGG GAGGGTACTACCTGACCAGTGTGTATGCCAGCCTGCATCTGATCCAGAGCCTGGACCAGGAGCAGCCGTTCTCAGGCTGCCTGATGCCGGAGGCCCAGGAGGCTCTGAGGGAGTGGAGCTGCAGACGGAGCCAAGAGGCCCAGAGGCAAAAAGAGAACCGGCACAGCCAG aGGTGCGTTCGGATACTGTTCCAGGACGGGGAGCGGAGCGCCGTGCGGACGTTGCAGTGGAGAGCCGGGGAGACCAGCCAGGCCCTGGCGCAGCTGTGTGCCACCACCTTCGAAGTGTCCGACCCGCAGCAATACACCCTGTACTGGCGCAGCGGCGGCGAGATGAGGGCCTTGCCGCCTCAGGCTCAGCCCCAGGACCTGGCCAGCCACAGCGAGGGAGGCCCCTCGCTCTCCTACCTGAGGACCGACCACGACTTCAGCAAGATGCGGCGGCTCACCAGAGGTGGCGCCGTGGACCTGAGCGAGTCGGTGTGTGAGGAGTGA
- the zgc:101810 gene encoding actin-related protein 2 isoform X1 — protein sequence MDSQGRKVVVCDNGTGFVKCGFAGSNFPDHIFPAMVGRPVIRSSTKVGNIEIKDLMVGDEASECRSMLEVSYPMENGMVRCWDDMLHLWDHTFGPERLDINPSECKILLTEPPMNPTKNREKITEVMFEKYQFHGIYVAIQAVLTLYAQGLLTGVVVDSGDGVTHICPVYEGFSLPHLTRRLDIAGRDITRYLIKLLLLRGYAFNHSADFETVRMLKEKLCYVGYNIEQEQRLATETTYLVESFTLPDGRQVKVGGERFGAPEALFQPHLINIEGAGVAELLFNTIQAADIDLRADFYKHIVLSGGTTMYPGLPSRLEREIKQLYLERVLDGDTQKLSKFKIRIEDPPRRKHMVFLGGAVLANIMKDKDSFWLSRAEYQEKGLGVLQKLGGGVR from the exons ATGGACAGCCAGGGGAGGAAAGTGGTGGTCTGCGACAATGGGACAGGG TTTGTCAAGTGTGGTTTCGCTGGATCCAACTTCCCTGACCACATCTTCCCTGCCATGGTGGGTCGACCGGTCATACGATCGAGCACCAAAGTGGGCAACATCGAGATAAAG GACCTGATGGTGGGGGACGAGGCCAGCGAATGTCGCTCCATGCTGGAGGTGTCATACCCCATGGAGAATGGCATGGTGCGCTGTTGGGATGACATGCTTCACCTGTGGGACCACACCTTTGGCCCTGAGCGCCTGGACATCAACCCTTCAGAATGCAAG ATCCTGCTGACTGAGCCACCCATGAACCCCACCAAGAATCGTGAGAAGATTACAGAGGTCATGTTTGAGAAGTACCAGTTCCACGGCATCTACGTGGCAATTCAGGCTGTGCTAACTCTATATGCTCAGG GTTTGCTGACCGGTGTGGTTGTCGACTCGGGGGATGGTGTCACCCACATCTGTCCAGTGTACGAAGGCTTTTCTTTACCCCACCTCACACGCAGGCTGGACATCGCCGGACGTGACATCACACGGTACCTCATCAAG CTCCTGCTCCTCCGTGGTTACGCTTTCAACCACTCGGCTGACTTTGAGACAGTGCGTATGCTGAAGGAGAAACTCTGCTATGTGGGATACAACATTGAGCAGGAGCAGCGTCTGGCCACAGAGACCACCTACCTGGTGGAGTCCTTTACT CTCCCTGACGGCCGGCAGGTGAAGGTGGGTGGAGAGAGGTTTGGGGCTCCTGAAGCCCTCTTCCAGCCTCACCTCATCAACATTGAGGGAGCAGGAGTGGCTGAGCTGCTGTTTAACACCATCCAGGCTGCAGACATTGACCTCAG ggcAGACTTCTATAAGCACATTGTTCTGTCAGGAGGGACCACCATGTACCCTGGTCTTCCATCCAGATTAGAAAGAGAGATCAAGCAGCTCTACCTGGAGAGGGTGCTGGATGGAGACACTCAGAAATTATCT AAGTTTAAGATTCGCATCGAGGACCCTCCCCGGCGTAAACACATGGTGTTCCTTGGCGGCGCTGTGCTCGCCAACATCATGAAAGACAAGGACTCCTTCTGGCTGAGCAGGGCGGAGTACCAGGAGAAAGGCCTGGGAGTGCTGCAGAAACTCGGAGGTGGAGTCAGATAA
- the zgc:101810 gene encoding actin-related protein 2-A isoform X2, producing the protein MVGRPVIRSSTKVGNIEIKDLMVGDEASECRSMLEVSYPMENGMVRCWDDMLHLWDHTFGPERLDINPSECKILLTEPPMNPTKNREKITEVMFEKYQFHGIYVAIQAVLTLYAQGLLTGVVVDSGDGVTHICPVYEGFSLPHLTRRLDIAGRDITRYLIKLLLLRGYAFNHSADFETVRMLKEKLCYVGYNIEQEQRLATETTYLVESFTLPDGRQVKVGGERFGAPEALFQPHLINIEGAGVAELLFNTIQAADIDLRADFYKHIVLSGGTTMYPGLPSRLEREIKQLYLERVLDGDTQKLSKFKIRIEDPPRRKHMVFLGGAVLANIMKDKDSFWLSRAEYQEKGLGVLQKLGGGVR; encoded by the exons ATGGTGGGTCGACCGGTCATACGATCGAGCACCAAAGTGGGCAACATCGAGATAAAG GACCTGATGGTGGGGGACGAGGCCAGCGAATGTCGCTCCATGCTGGAGGTGTCATACCCCATGGAGAATGGCATGGTGCGCTGTTGGGATGACATGCTTCACCTGTGGGACCACACCTTTGGCCCTGAGCGCCTGGACATCAACCCTTCAGAATGCAAG ATCCTGCTGACTGAGCCACCCATGAACCCCACCAAGAATCGTGAGAAGATTACAGAGGTCATGTTTGAGAAGTACCAGTTCCACGGCATCTACGTGGCAATTCAGGCTGTGCTAACTCTATATGCTCAGG GTTTGCTGACCGGTGTGGTTGTCGACTCGGGGGATGGTGTCACCCACATCTGTCCAGTGTACGAAGGCTTTTCTTTACCCCACCTCACACGCAGGCTGGACATCGCCGGACGTGACATCACACGGTACCTCATCAAG CTCCTGCTCCTCCGTGGTTACGCTTTCAACCACTCGGCTGACTTTGAGACAGTGCGTATGCTGAAGGAGAAACTCTGCTATGTGGGATACAACATTGAGCAGGAGCAGCGTCTGGCCACAGAGACCACCTACCTGGTGGAGTCCTTTACT CTCCCTGACGGCCGGCAGGTGAAGGTGGGTGGAGAGAGGTTTGGGGCTCCTGAAGCCCTCTTCCAGCCTCACCTCATCAACATTGAGGGAGCAGGAGTGGCTGAGCTGCTGTTTAACACCATCCAGGCTGCAGACATTGACCTCAG ggcAGACTTCTATAAGCACATTGTTCTGTCAGGAGGGACCACCATGTACCCTGGTCTTCCATCCAGATTAGAAAGAGAGATCAAGCAGCTCTACCTGGAGAGGGTGCTGGATGGAGACACTCAGAAATTATCT AAGTTTAAGATTCGCATCGAGGACCCTCCCCGGCGTAAACACATGGTGTTCCTTGGCGGCGCTGTGCTCGCCAACATCATGAAAGACAAGGACTCCTTCTGGCTGAGCAGGGCGGAGTACCAGGAGAAAGGCCTGGGAGTGCTGCAGAAACTCGGAGGTGGAGTCAGATAA
- the six7 gene encoding SIX homeobox 7, translating to MFPLPMFTPDQVARVCENLEETGDIERLGRFLWSLPAAVPGSAGEALNRHESVMRARALVAFHGGNFEALYQILQSHRFTRESHAKLQDLWLDAHYREAERLRGRPLGPVEKYRIRKKFPLPRTIWDGEQKTHCFKERTRSLLREWYLQDPYPNPSRKRHLAQATGLTPTQVGNWFKNRRQRDRAASAKNRLQQDSSLLPSESSPESSHQERRHHPHLLPTSPRHLGSPEASDSSTGTEHRGTGASTPEISVSSDSEFES from the exons ATGTTCCCACTGCCGATGTTCACGCCGGACCAGGTCGCTCGGGTGTGCGAGAACTTGGAGGAGACCGGGGATATCGAGCGCCTCGGCAGGTTCCTCTGGTCCCTGCCGGCCGCCGTCCCTGGCTCCGCGGGGGAAGCGCTGAACCGACACGAGTCCGTGATGCGAGCCAGAGCCCTGGTCGCCTTCCACGGTGGAAACTTTGAGGCTCTTTACCAGATCCTCCAGAGCCACCGGTTTACGCGCGAGTCGCACGCCAAACTCCAGGACCTGTGGCTGGACGCGCACTACCGGGAGGCGGAGAGGCTGCGGGGGCGGCCGCTGGGCCCGGTGGAGAAGTACCGGATCCGCAAGAAGTTCCCCCTTCCCCGCACTATCTGGGACGGCGAGCAGAAGACCCATTGTTTTAAG GAGAGGACTCGCAGTTTGCTGAGAGAGTGGTACCTCCAAGATCCCTACCCCAACCCGTCCAGGAAACGCCACTTGGCCCAGGCCACGGGACTCACACCCACACAAGTTGGCAACTGGTTCAAGAACCGCCGCCAAAGAGACCGTGCTGCATCCGCAAAAAACAG actGCAGCAGGATTCCTCCCTCCTGCCCTCTGAGAGCTCCCCTGAAAGCTCCCATCAGGAGCGTCGCCATCACCCCCACTTGCTGCCTACCTCCCCTCGCCACTTGGGCAGCCCAGAGGCCAGCGACAGTAGCACAGGCACCGAGCACCGAGGAACAGGCGCCTCCACCCCGGAGATCTCCGTCAGCAGCGACAGCGAGTTCGAGTCTTGA